One window from the genome of Myripristis murdjan chromosome 6, fMyrMur1.1, whole genome shotgun sequence encodes:
- the fth1b gene encoding ferritin, heavy polypeptide 1b: MSSQIRQNFHQDCEAAINRQINLELYASYVYLSMAYYFDRDDKSLPNFVKFFHKQSGEEHEHAEKLMSLQNQRGGKIFLQDIRKPERDEWGSGLEALECALQLEKSVNQSLLDLQKLATEHNDPHLCDFIETHYLDEQVKSIKELADWVSNLRRMGAPQNGMAEYLFDKHTMGGASS; the protein is encoded by the exons ATGAGCTCACAAATCCGGCAGAACTTCCACCAGGACTGTGAGGCTGCCATTAATCGTCAGATCAACCTTGAACTGTACGCGTCCTATGTGTATCTGTCCATG GCATACTATTTTGACAGGGATGATAAGTCTCTGCCAAATTTTGTGAAGTTCTTTCACAAACAATCCGGAGAGGAGCATGAACATGCAGAGAAGCTGATGAGCCTGCAGAACCAGCGAGGAGGAAAGATCTTCCTGCAAGACATCAGG AAACCTGAGAGAGACGAGTGGGGGAGTGGCCTGGAGGCCTTGGAGTGTGCCCTGCAGCTGGAGAAGAGTGTAAACCAATCCCTGCTGGACCTGCAGAAACTGGCCACCGAGCACAATGATCCTCAT TTGTGCGACTTCATAGAGACACATTACCTGGACGAGCAGGTCAAATCAATCAAAGAGCTCGCAGACTGGGTCTCCAACCTGCGCCGCATGGGGGCGCCTCAGAACGGCATGGCGGAGTATCTCTTCGACAAACACACCATGGGTGGAGCAAGCAGTTAA
- the rab3il1 gene encoding guanine nucleotide exchange factor for Rab-3A: MVREANVKQAAAEKQLKEAQGKIDVLQAEVTALKTLVLTSTPSSPNRQLHPQLQSPSTRGSHKHGGGHIRNKSASGALPPTPARLEQSSVNSQPVAKEDREMDTVLYAEFLMWKEQPSLDRTSAFLSRIYREDIGPCLSFTRSELSQSVQSAVEKNSLTIEPVAMSALPMVKASAVECGGPKKCALSGMSRLCRHRIKLGDKGSYYYISPSSRARITAVCNFFTYIRYIQQGLVRHDAEQMFWEVMRLRREMTVAKLGFYLTDQG; encoded by the exons ATGGTACGTGAAGCTAATGTCAAACAAGCAGCAGCGGAGAAACAACTAAAGGAGGCTCAGGGGAAG ATTGATGTCCTGCAAGCGGAAGTGACAGCGCTCAAGACTCTGGTGTTGACCTCAACTCCGTCCTCACCAAACCGCCAACTCCATCCGCAGCTGCAGTCTCCAAGTACCAGGGGGTCGCACAAACATGGCGGGGGCCACATCCGCAACAAGAGCGCCAGTGGTGCTCTTCCACCCACGCCTGCGAGGCTCGAGCAATCCTCCGTCAACAGTCAGCCAGTGGCCAAAGAGGATCGAGAG ATGGACACAGTTCTCTATGCAGAATTTTTGATGTGGAAGGAGCAGCCGAGTCTGGACCGCACCTCGGCCTTCCTGAGCCGCATCTACAGGGAGGACATCGGGCCCTGCCTCTCCTTCACAAGATCTGAG CTGTCCCAGTCGGTGCAGAGTGCAGTGGAGAAGAACTCTCTGACCATCGAGCCTGTGGCCATGTCGGCATTACCCATGGTCAAAGCCTCAGCTGTAGAGTGTGGAGGCCCTAA aAAGTGTGCATTAAGCGGCATGTCCCGGCTCTGCCGTCATCGCATTAAACTCGGTGACAAGGGGAGCTACTATTACATCTCTCCTTCCAGCCGAGCGCGG ATCACTGCTGTTTGCAATTTTTTTACTTATATCCGCTACATCCAGCAGGGCCTGGTGAGACATGATG CGGAGCAGATGTTCTGGGAGGTGATGCGTCTCCGCAGGGAGATGACGGTGGCCAAGTTGGGCTTCTACCTCACTGACCAGGGCTAG
- the best1 gene encoding bestrophin-2 codes for MTITYSRRVADAGLGTFSHLLLRWKGSIYKLLYRELIIFTVLYCFFSIVYRFVLNHDQKRLFEKLSLYCDRYAELIPVSFVLGFYVTLVVSRWWGQFESVPWPDRLAALVGGHVRGADETARLTRRTLMRYANLSGVLIYRSVSTAVYKRFPTMEHLVQAGLMTPEELRHLEDLPSPHNKFWVPCMWFVSLALRARTEGRINNDVALTAILTELNSLRTKCLKLYGYDWISLPLVYTQVVTVAVYSFFLACLIGRQFLDPAQGYPGHDLDFYLPVFTLLQFFFYVGWLKVAEQLINPFGEDDDDFETNWLVDRNLQVSLLSVDEMYDNLPVLEKDKYWNESEPQPPYTAASAEHRKPSFMGSALDISVPKEEMEFQSNLEQIKEHEEANYSTPLLGGLGRLLGVQSPSFPRSSRVSLLRRRPGAPLNRFPLYLHPEAPSTPSQIRQPLSHEQDPDYAFASMPLYERPGFYSCPQTPIHCVPPAVPRPRPTRRPQNDLDRSCSSLAAPTVGSQLLPPDTPSHIPPPPSSAFPWLCGDSEVPSAPAFSFPDPSPELCPISKLRPGHGLLSRRPPLPRLTLDNLPSADSQHGPPSARGLGNGGERVFSFTPPSRAGAANTSNPSNSSTSINATSTASTNITSSLCNGTSHSNFSNHGNFSTSMRASNGGTNGGLSNNMNTVSTSGSSQLEASQQHSPNDSGISLGDGDLLAALVDNRVNKAAGGKEQD; via the exons ATGACAATTACCTACTCCCGCAGGGTCGCTGATGCAGGTCTGGGCACCTTCTCCCACCTGCTTCTGCGCTGGAAGGGCAGCATCTACAAGCTGCTCTACAGAGAACTGATCATCTTCACTGTTCTCTACTGCTTCTTCAGTATTGTTTATAG GTTTGTGTTAAATCATGATCAGAAGAGGCTGTTTGAGAAGCTGTCCTTATATTGTGACCGCTATGCAGAGCTCATCCCTGTGTCATTTGTGCTGG GTTTCTACGTGACCTTAGTGGTGTCCCGTTGGTGGGGCCAGTTTGAGAGTGTGCCCTGGCCAGACCGGTTGGCAGCACTGGTGGGCGGGCACGTCCGTGGTGCTGATGAGACTGCCAGGTTGACCCGTCGGACTCTCATGCGATATGCCAACCTCTCTGGTGTGCTCATCTACCGCTCTGTTAGCACAGCGGTCTACAAGAGGTTCCCCACCATGGAGCATCTTGTTCAAGCAG GTTTAATGACACCAGAGGAGCTGAGACACCTGGAGGACTTGCCCTCCCCTCATAACAAGTTCTGGGTTCCCTGCATGTGGTTCGTCAGCCTCGCTCTAAGAGCTCGGACTGAGGGCCGCATCAACAATGACGTGGCGCTCACGGCCATTCTCACT GAGTTGAATAGTTTGCGAACAAAGTGTTTGAAGCTGTATGGTTATGACTGGATCAGCCTGCCTCTTGTCTATACTCAG GTGGTGACAGTGGCGGTCTACAGTTTCTTCCTGGCTTGTCTGATTGGCCGTCAGTTCTTGGATCCAGCTCAAGGTTACCCGGGTCACGACCTGGACTTCTACCTGCCTGTTTTCACCCTCTTGCAGTTCTTCTTCTATGTTGGATGGCTCAAG GTAGCTGAGCAACTCATAAATCCATttggtgaagatgatgatgactttgAAACCAACTGGCTAGTTGATCGCAATTTGCAG GTGTCCTTACTGTCTGTGGATGAGATGTATGACAACCTGCCAGTGCTTGAGAAGGATAAGTACTGGAATGAATCTGAGCCCCAGCCTCCCTATACAGCAGCCAGTGCTGAGCATCGCAAACCTTCCTTCATGGGTTCGGCTCTGGATATTAG TGTGCCAAAAGAGGAGATGGAGTTTCAGTCCAATCTGGAGCAGATTAAGGAGCATGAAGAGGCCAACTACTCCACCCCGCTGCTTGGAGGGCTGGGTCGGCTTCTGGGTGTCCAGTCGCCGAGCTTCCCTCGCTCATCCCGGGTGTCTCTCCTGCGCCGCCGCCCCGGGGCTCCATTAAACCGCTTTCCACTTTACCTGCATCCAGAGGCTCCGTCAACCCCAAGCCAAATCCGCCAGCCCCTTAGTCACGAGCAAGATCCAGACTATGCCTTCGCCTCCATGCCCTTGTATGAGAGACCTGGCTTCTACAGCTGCCCACAAACACCAATCCACTGTGTGCCCCCTGCGGTGCCCCGCCCTCGGCCCACCCGTCGGCCACAGAATGACTTGGACCGCAGCTGCAGCTCCCTAGCTGCACCAACAGTGGGCTCTCAGTTGCTGCCTCCAGACACCCCGAGCCACATTCCTCCACCGCCATCCTCTGCTTTCCCCTGGCTGTGTGGAGACAGTGAGGTGCCAAGCGCCCCTGCTTTCTCCTTCCCTGACCCTTCTCCTGAGCTCTGCCCGATATCGAAACTCAGACCCGGGCACGGCCTGCTGTCCCGCCGCCCTCCACTTCCCCGCCTCACTCTGGACAACCTGCCATCAGCTGACAGCCAGCATGGACCCCCAAGTGCTCGGGGGCTGGGAAATGGAGGGGAAAGGGTGTTCTCATTTACTCCTCCCTCTCGCGCTGGAGCAGCAAATACCTCTAATCCCAGTAACAGCTCTACCAGCATAAACGCAACAAGCACCGCTAGCACTAATATTACGAGCAGCCTATGCAATGGAACAAGTCACAGCAACTTTAGTAACCATGGGAATTTCAGCACCAGCATGCGGGCAAGCAACGGGGGTACCAACGGAGGGCTAAGCAATAACATGAACACAGTTTCCACTTCGGGTTCATCTCAGCTAGAGGCCAGTCAGCAGCACTCACCCAATGATTCAGGAATCTCTCTGGGTGACGGGGACCTGCTGGCAGCTTTAGTGGATAACAGGGTGAACAAGGCTGCTGGAGGAAAGGAGCAAGACTGA
- the epx gene encoding eosinophil peroxidase has translation MVYTHTMAQPGPDELLSGGDMDTLLQVTGCSSELQRPRCHTDCLSERYRSITGECNNRQYPRWGAANIQYSRWLPPEYEDVWGTPRGWDPEHAYHNFTLPPVRLVSQEVLYTHNDNISLDSTLSHLLVEWGQWIDHDVVQTPQSPSTAAFRTGADCTRTCSQDTPCFPIQIPLSDPRTGIQSCMPFFRSAPSCIGRPQPHRHREQLNAITSFVDASMVYGSSTSLASALRNHSCPLGSMALNSQHSDQDLAYMPFLLRLQTHLDPCGPRRGDNTSASEASDRSTHQENTTSCFQAGDSRANEHLGMIVLHTLFLREHNRLVKELHLLNPQWGPDTLYQEARKIMGAIHQILTWEQYLPRVLGESAISHLMPPYEGYNPEVDPSIANVFAAAAFRFAHVTVQPVVSRLGPGYTISPQHPPLPLHHSLFASWRIVQEGGIDPVLRGLLLSPAKLQTPGQMMVEELTERLFQAQGGMPLDLGALNLQRGRDHGLPGYSSWRRFCGLSVPNNASELADILGNVTLAHKFVVLYGTPHNIDVWVGAISEPALPGGRVGPLLACLLARQFRALRDGDRFWWEREGVFTSSQRKHLRTVSLSRIICDNSHITHVPADPFTRTESLEDMLACSHPLIPHLDLSAWKEPDTDPGCGPIPRIQSGYSLLCDSMILYQCQSGFKLLGSSSVSCDPGSQQWSPAPPTCHDINECQEPTSPCPPDMDCLNIPGSYICSDVKPSSLSAVSVVTAVVAVIGGAALLVVIMICCQRYFPKKEELAGSSCGGSCKENS, from the exons ATGGTGTACACTCACACCATGGCTCAGCCCGGCCCTGATG AGCTGCTGAGTGGAGGAGACATGGACACTCTGCTGCAGGTGACGGGCTGCTCCTCTGAGCTGCAGAGGCCCCGCTGTCACACCGACTGTCTGTCCGAGCGATACAGATCCATCACAGGGGAGTGCAACAACAG GCAATATCCCAGATGGGGCGCTGCAAACATTCAGTATTCCCGCTGGCTGCCTCCAGAGTACGAGGATGTGTGGGGGACGCCAAGAGGCTGGGACCCAGAGCACGCCTACCACAACTTCACCCTGCCTCCT GTGCGGCTGGTGTCCCAGGAGGTTCTGTACACCCACAACGACAACATCTCTCTGGACTCCACTCTGTCCCATCTGCTGGTGGAGTGGGGCCAGTGGATAGACCACGATGTGGTCCAGACCCCGCAGAGTCCCAGCACAGCCGCCTTCAGGACAGGAGCGGACTGCACCCGCACCTGCAGCCAGGACACACCCTGCTTTCctattcag ATCCCATTATCAGATCCTCGAACTGGGATCCAGAGCTGCATGCCTTTCTTCCGCTCTGCCCCGAGCTGCATTGGCAGACCGCAGCCCCATCGCCACCGAGAGCAGCTCAACGCCATCACCTCATTTGTGGATGCCAGTATGGTGTACGGCAGCTCCACCagtctggcctcggctctgcgTAACCACTCGTGTCCTCTGGGCTCGATGGCCCTCAACTCCCAGCACTCAGACCAGGACCTCGCCTACATGCCATTCCTGCTCCGCCTGCAAACCCACCTGGACCCCTGCGGTCCTCGCAGGGGGGATAACACCAGTGCCTCGGAGGCATCAGATAGATCAACACACCAGGAGAACACCACGTCCTGTTTTCAAGCTG GTGATTCACGGGCCAATGAGCATTTGGGGATGATAGTGCTGCACACGCTCTTTCTGAGGGAGCACAACCGGCTGGTTAAAGAGCTACACCTGCTCAACCCTCAGTGGGGCCCTGACACTCTTTACCAGGAGGCCCGCAAAATCATGGGAGCCATTCACCAG ATTCTAACATGGGAACAGTACCTCCCACGTGTCCTGGGGGAAAGTGCCATCTCGCATCTGATGCCTCCCTATGAAGGTTATAACCCTGAGGTGGACCCCAGCATCGCTAACGTCTTTGCAGCTGCTGCATTTCGTTTTGCACACGTCACCGTGCAGCCAGTGGTGTCCCGCCTGGGGCCCGGATACACCATCAGCCCCCAGCACCCTCCTCTGCCTTTACATCATTCACTGTTTGCTTCCTGGAGGATTGTGCAGGAAG GTGGTATAGATCCTGTGCTGCGGGGTTTGTTGCTGTCTCCGGCCAAGCTTCAGACACCGGGTCAGATGATGGTGGAGGAGCTGACAGAGAGGCTGTTTCAGGCACAGGGAGGGATGCCGCTTGATCTCGGTGCCCTGAACCTGCAGAGGGGTCGGGACCACGGCCTGCCTG GATACAGCTCATGGCGAAGGTTCTGCGGTCTCTCTGTCCCAAACAACGCATCAGAGCTGGCTGACATCCTGGGGAACGTCACTCTGGCCCACAAGTTCGTAGTCTTGTACGGGACGCCTCACAACATAGATGTGTGGGTGGGGGCCATCTCTGAGCCGGCTCTGCCAGGCGGCCGAGTCGGGCCGCTTCTGGCCTGCCTGCTGGCGAGACAGTTCAGAGCCCTGAGAGACGGGGACAG GTTTTGGTGGGAGAGGGAAGGGGTGTTCACCAGCAGCCAGAGGAAACACCTCCGCACCGTCTCTCTATCCCGCATCATATGTGACAACAGCCACATCACCCACGTCCCTGCTGATCCGTTCACACGCACTGAGAGCCTGGAGGACATGCTGGCCTGCTCCCACCCCCTCATCCCCCACCTGGACCTCAGCGCCTGGAAAGAACCAGACACAG ACCCCGGCTGTGGTCCAATACCCAGAATCCAGTCTGGCTACTCACTGCTCTGTGACTCCATGATTCTCTATCAGTGTCAATCCGGCTTCAAGCTCTTAGGCTCTTCCTCGGTCAGCTGTGATCCAGGCAGCCAACAGTGGAGCCCCGCACCGCCAACCTGCCACG ATATTAATGAATGCCAAGAGCCGACGTCCCCTTGCCCCCCGGATATGGATTGTCTCAACATACCAGGTTCCTATATTTGTTCAG ACGTGAAGCCTTCTTCGCTGTCGGCTGTCTCTGTTGTCACTGCAGTTGTAGCAGTGATTGGTGGAGCCGCCCTGCTGGTTGTCATCATGATTTGTTGTCAAAG ATATTTCCCAAAGAAAGAAGAGCTGGCCGGCTCTTCTTGTGGTGGATCTTGCAAGGAGAACAGTTAA